Part of the Amblyraja radiata isolate CabotCenter1 chromosome 9, sAmbRad1.1.pri, whole genome shotgun sequence genome, caatggcccatatccccctcaaCACTTCCATATACCCAATTCAGGATTTACACACGTGGGACCACCCTGACTTTATACATAAAGCTAATAGAACAGTTGTCGCTGGTCCATAAGGGCTGATCAATGAAGACTGTAGCAGACTGTACCTTTACCTCCTGACCTATTCTGCTCAGCCTCCTTGCCCAAGACTGTTGGGCCAAAGCCCGCACTTGCCCTCAACAGCTGGAACAGCaactttatgaggatgttgccaggactagagggtgtgagctatcgggagaggttgagtaggctgggactctattccttggagcgcaggaagatgagggatgatcttatagaggtgtatcaaatcatgagaggaattgatcgggtagatgcacagagtctcttgcccagagtaggtgaatcgaggaccagggtacatagtttcaaggtgaaggggaaaagatttagcagGAATTGGAAGGGgatcttttccacacaaaggttggtgggtgtatggaacaagctgccacaggaggtaggtgaggctgggactatcccaacgtttaagaaacagtgagagaAGTACATgggtgggacaggtttggagggatatggaccaagcgtgggcaagtgggactagtgaagctgggacatgttggccggtgtggataagttgggctgaagggcctgtttccacactgtatcactctatgactgcccTCTCACCAACTGCAGAgcagccctgacctcccatctacctcattggagaccctctgaatAATCTGTAATTGGACTTTATCCTACACTAAACAATATTCCTTTAatgcagtatctgtacactgccgatcgcttgattgtaaccatgtatattctttccgctgactggatagcacgcaacaaaaccttttcactgtggcaataaactaaactaaatccatggTCGCTCCCAGTAGGGCGCTCCGCTACACCTTTCCGTTTTATTAGTTGCTCAATTAGCCAACTTGGATCCTCCAGCCAACCCATGATGTGGCTTTGCACTTCTCCCCACACTGACATTGACTGCAATGTGCTACCTTGCAGAGCCGATGTCCACACCGACCGTGGAGGTGAGCTGCAACTTGTCGCATCTCACGCTGAACTGTTCCACCGTCAGCGGCTGCCTGGTCACCTACCGGTGGGAGCAGCGATCGCAGGATCCCGGCGTGGAGAACGCCACCTTCCCCGGTGCCGTGCTCTACCTGCCCAACACGGGGCAACTCAACTACACCTACACCTGTGTCACAGAAGATTGCTGCAGCAACCACGCAGTCCCTGCAACTCTGCAATGCAACAACCTGCCCAGAGGTGAGTGGATCAATGCTGGGTCTCTGTCCGATGGGATAGTGTGTCATGcactacaggaacaggccattcggccccacttCTCCCTGCCCACCAACATAGCATGCAATAGCCGACCtacagagagggagaagggtcagtgttacagttgtataaaggggactatggggccatgagggaggagctggccaaagttgactggaaagatacactagcagggatgacagtggaataacaatggcaggtatatatatgtacaatacaaaaggtgcaggatcaattcattcctaggaggaagaaagattccaaggggagaaaaagacgaccatggctgacaagggacgtcagggaaagTATAAAAattaagcgaagaagtacaacgtagcaaagatgagcgggaagcaagaggattgggtaatgtttacagaagataactaaaaagacaatacggggagaaaagatgaagtacgaaggtaagctagccaagaatataaagcaggatagtaaaagcttctttaggtatgtgaagaggaaaaaaatagttaagaccaaagttggacccttgaagactgaaaaagttgaatttattatggggaacaaggaaatggcagatgagttgaacaggtactttggatctgtcttcactaaggaggacacaaacaatcttcctgatatagtagtggccagaggttctggggtgacggaggaactgaaggaaatccacattaggcaggaaatggtgttgggtagactgatgggactgaaggctgataaatccccagggcctgatggtctgcatcccagggtacttcaggaagtggctccagaaattggTGATACTTTTccgatgttctatagactcaggaatagttcttgtggattggagggtagctaatgttatcccactttttaagaaaggcgggaaagagaaaacaggaaattaattatagaccagttagcctgacatcggtggtggggaagatgctggagtcaattataaaagatgaaatagccgcacatttggatagcagtaacaggatcggtctgagtcagcatggatttatgaaggggaaatcatgcttgactaatcttctggaattttttgaagatgtaactaggaaaatggacatgggagagcgagtggatgtagtgtacctggactttcagaaagcatttgataaggtcccacataggagattagtgggcaaaattagggcacatggtattgggggtagagtgctgacatggatagagaattggctggtagacaggaaacaaagagaagggattaacgggtccctttcagaatggcaggcagtgactagtggggtaccgcaaggctcggtgttgggaccgcagctatttacaatatacatcaatgatttggatgaagggattcaaagtaacattagcaaatttgcagatgacacaaagctgggtggcagtgtgaactgtgaggaggatgctatgagaatgcagggtgacttggacaggttgggggagtgggcagatgcatggcagatgaagtttaatgtggataaatgtgaggttatccactttggtatcaaaaacaggaaggcagattactatctaaatggcgtcaagttgggaaaaggggaagtacaacgggatctgggggtccttgttcatcagtctatgaaagtaagcatgcaggtacagcaggcagtgaagaaagcgaatggcatgttggcctttataacaagaggagttgagtataggagcaaagaggtccttctgcagttgtacagggccctagtgagaccacacctggattattgtgtgcagttttggtcccctaatttgaggaaggacattcttgctattgagggagtgcagcgtaggtttacaaggttaattcccgggatggcgggactgtcatatgctgagagaatggagcagctgggcttgtacactctggagtttagaaggatgagagggcatcttattgaaacatataagattattaagggtttggacacactagagggaggaaacgtgttcccgatgttgggggagtccagaaccaggggccacagtttaagaataaggggtaagtcatttggaaaggagataaggaaacactttttctcacagagagttgtgagtctgtggaattctctgcctcagaaggcggtggaggcaggttctctggatactttcaagagagagctagatagggctcttaaaggtatcggagtcaggggatatgggctactgattgtggatgatcagccatgatcacattgaatggcggtgctggctcgaagggccgaatggcctactcctccacctattgtctattgtgtttgtacgttctccccatacacgtgaccgtgtgggttttcaccgagatctttggtttcctccaacgctctgaaggcgtacatgtttgtaggttaattggtttggtaaatgtaaaaatgtccctagtgtgtgtaggattgtgttagtgtgcggggatcgctggtcggtgggtcgaagggcctattcccgcgctgtatctctaaactaaactccaggtTCACCACTGTGTGACGTTATCTCCTCCAGGGTCTAGGAATCGTTGGATGATCGTTCTCACCATGTTCCTTCTCGTTGTAGTCGCCGTGCTGTGCGTCTGGACATCGTATCGCCACAGAAATCCCAGACAATACCGTGAGTGTCTTACTCACCCCCCTCCTGCCCCGTTTCATCCAGcaattatcaggcaacagaaccattccaccacaaccagagagcaatgctgaacctcAATGATGACCACGCACTATCCTTGATcgcactttaccttgcactaaacgttgcacTATAAATGggccgattgtgatcatgtattgtctttccactgacttgttggcacctctgtacatgtgacaataaactacactgttgCCAGGAGAGTTGCGGGCAGGGGCAGAGTGCGGACGTGGGAGTGCGGGAAGATGACGGAGAACTTACCAACATAACATCAACCTCAATGTGAACAAGACAAAGGAACTAGTTTGAACGAACTGCctaaagaagtgtcctgacccaaaacgtcacccatcctttctctccagcgatgctgcctgatccgctgacttACTTTGTGAGCAGTTTGTGTGTTTgcctttgttataaaccagcctAGCAAGGAGCTAGTTAtctacttcaggaagcatggtggatggACTACATGCCCCAGTCAGTGCCAATGGTGCCGAAGCGGAAATGGTTGagattcaagttccttggcattaatattaccaatgtgTTGTTGTGCCTCCACTTCCACAGTAGATGgaagagattcagcatgt contains:
- the LOC116977168 gene encoding uncharacterized protein LOC116977168 yields the protein MWCSICKTMGLLWLLTGLYTVELYRAGMVATVGSITTIPVGGTVRFPLLHYSQEKVKVRMRRIDPYIGILGWKSNSPEFPHWINSSYRDRVHFRRDAFIELRAVGPSDQGAYEVQTIYNGSEMWKRDHFMLRVVEPMSTPTVEVSCNLSHLTLNCSTVSGCLVTYRWEQRSQDPGVENATFPGAVLYLPNTGQLNYTYTCVTEDCCSNHAVPATLQCNNLPRGSRNRWMIVLTMFLLVVVAVLCVWTSYRHRNPRQYRECLTHPPPAPFHPAIIRQQNHSTTTREQC